Genomic DNA from Leptospira venezuelensis:
TTGCTGCTTTCCTAGAATCTTCCGAATTGATCCACGAAGGAGATTTACGTCTTCGCAAAGGGGATACGAAGGCTGCTAAAACCTATTTTGATCGCGCAAAAGGAAAAGATCAAGATGATCCGGGAGTTTATACAGCTTATGGTCGTTTGTACCAGATCAGCGGGGACGTAAAACTTTCAGAACAGAATTATCTAAAAGCTTTAAGCCTTCAAAAAGGAAATCTTCCTGCACTCCAAGGTTTGATCCGTCTTTATTCTGCTCAGAAAAACCAATCGAAAGTGACTCAGTACACTAAAGAATTGGAAGCAATCACAGGAAATGATCCCCTTTCAGGAATCGTACTCGCAAGAACTTACGAAGATAAAAAGGAATTCGATAAGGCAGAGAATACCTATAAAAATTTAATGAAGAAGTATCCGGACAACGAATCTATTCAGTTCCGTCTGGCTTTTCTTTATTATAAGATCGCTTTAGAAGAGAACGAAAAAGCTAATTATGATTCTGCAAGTTCTTGGTTAGCAAAAGCTGAAAAATTAACGAAAGATCTTCCTGAAATTGCGGAAGCAAAACAAACGATAGATCAGAATAGAAAGTTTTCTGAAGTAGTTCCCACGATCCAAAAAGCAAATCGTCTTTTTGATAATAAATCGTACGAAAAGGCTGTCCCTCTCTATCAGTCGGCTTACGATAAAACGAAAAAACTTACCTTATATATTAAAGTAGCTGAATGTTATCTTGCAATGGGAATGGAAGAGAAAGGAATTTCCCTTTTAGAAAATTCTCCCGACGGATCAAAAAATCTAGCTGCTCAAGAAGCAATCTATGCCTTCTTACTTAGAAAAGGAGAAGTGGATAATGCCGAAAAAGGTTTTCAGAAAGTTCTAGAGAAAAAACAGGATTCTTACTATAGCCATTATCAGCTTGGGATTATCTCTCTCCAAAAGAAAAACTATGACTCTGCGATCGAGTCATTCAATCGTTCTTGGTTATTGAATCCTGAGTTTACCGCTTCTAGGATTGGTAAAGGGATCGCTTATTATAATCAGAATAAGAGCAAAGAAGCAAAAGAAGAATTTGAAAGTGCAATGAAGGCAGATTCTGAAAATGAATTGGCTCCTTATAATATAGGCATCGTGCTTTTTAATGATAATCTTTTGGAACAATCAGTAGAAATATTTAAAGAGATCATAAAGAAGAATCCCGATTTCCCGGATGCTCATTTTCAACTTTCTTATATTTACTTTAAGAAAGGAGATTTGGAATCTGCGGATGCAGAGATTGTAAAGGCCCTTGAATTAGAAAGAGATGAGAAGTTCTTACATGCCCGTATAAGAATTCTTTCCGAATTAAAAACTAAAAATCCTGCTAACGCCGAATATAAAAAGCTAGTAATAGAATTAGGAAGAGAACTTGCGGAAAAATTCCCAAATTCTCCATATTCCAGTCAGGCAGAAAGATTGGTACTTTCAGATTCAGATACTCCTGTGATCTTGCAGCCGTTTCCGAACCGCGGATCTTTGATCGGAGTTCCGGTCATCATCAACGATCTATTATTGATGAATTATGGAACTTCTATTGAAGCACTCGATAAAAACAGAGCGATTCGTCTTTGGAGGATCACAAGTACTAAACCATTCCGTAATGTTCTCGCAGACCGAAGAGTTTACGCATTTACTGATAGAAGTTTAGAAGTCAGAGATCAAAATTCAGGTTCTGTTTTCCAGACAATCAATCTACCGGGGATATTCAAAAAAGCATTGGTTTCAGGAGATAGAATTCTGGTGGAAACTGAAAGTTCAGGGAAAAGAACCTTAACTAGTTATTCAGATACTTTCGAAGAAAATAAATCCATTCCGTTGGATTCTAAATCTTGGTCTGCATCTAAAAAAGGACAAGTGTTCTTGGTCCAATCTTCTTCCAAAGAAGACAAGATTTTGTATGTGGATGCTAAACTAAGTAAGGATGTTGATTCCGCTTGGACTGGAACTACGAATCCAAAATTGCTGGGCGCTACTGAAGATGGAACATTTTTCCGAACTGACAAAGAGATCGTATATATTTCCGGAAAAGGGAAAGCGACTAAGACTGAAATTTCAGACAAAGCTGCTAATCTATTTAGCGTTAGAGGAAACTCCCTTTGGTTTGCAGGTAATGATAAAATCTATCGTGTGGACGCAGATTCTTCCAGTATGAAAGAAATTAAAATTTCCGACAAAGAGGTCGAAGGTTTATTACCTGGGAAAAAGAAAGATGTGATCGTATTATATAAGGATAATACTGCGGTCAGATATGATGAAAAAGGAGAAACTGTCTGGACTTACAAATTAGTCCAAGATTTGGACAACGTTTACTCTTTATTGTATCACTAAAACTAGTTAGGAATCTTGATCCGGTCTAAATAATAAATTCGGGAGCCTGCCTCCCGTTTTTCCTGCTCAAAATGGGAGATTGGGAAGTTTGCTCTTTGCAGAGAAAACTCTGAATCGACCACTTTATATCGAAGATCATTTCTAAAAAGACGGATGCCTTTCCGCGCATATGGGCCGTAGTCAGTGGCAAAATGGAATACACCTTCATTCTTCAGAAGGATATGGACCGTATTTAAGAATCTAGGATTTAAAGTTCGATGTTTATGATGTCTACGTTTAGGCCAAGGATCCGGAAAATTCAATAGTATCTCGTCGAAGATACCTTCTTCAAAAATTTCTTCTAGAAACCAATTAAAGTTCACCGAAAGAAGTTTAACGTTCTTGATATTATGCTCTTTCAGATCACGGATTGTTTTGCGCAGGCGGTCCGCCTTTTTCTCCATTAGAATAAAGCCGGTGTTTGGATTGTCTTTTGCTAAGGATACAGCGACTTCTCCCCAGCCTGAACCTAACTCTAGATAATATGTCCCGAATTCCTCTACAAACAAATCGTTTTTTTTTAATTTACTTCCGGGGTTTATTTTTAAGAAATAATCAGAAGTAAAGGGAATTCTAGTAGCGATCTTCCATTGTTTTTCACGAAAATTCGATGTCATCGCTGAATACCTGCAAATACCAAATCTCTTAGTTGTCTAATTTAATACAGTGAAAATAAAATTATACGGAGTAAGAGGTTCTCTTCCTACTCCGCTTTCCGGTTCAGAATATAGAGAAAAATTAGAAAAGATCCTAGAGTCTGCTCATAGGGAATTTAAACATCAGAACGGTAGCTTCTCCGTTCCTTCATTTTTACAATCTTTAAGTCCTGAACTGTTACGGCCTGTGGGAGGAAACACCACATGTGTGTACGTCGAATCTGCTAAAGGTCAGAAATTAATTATAGATTGTGGTTCTGGAATGAGAGAACTGGGAAACGATCTTTTGAAAGAAGGTATAGCTCAAGGTGGCACTGTCAAAATTCTGGTGACGCATACTCATTGGGATCATATTCAAGGTTGGCCTTTTTTTAAACCTGGATACATTCCAAGTGTCCAAGTAGATTTTTATTCCACGATTTCAAATCTAAAAGAAAGATTTGACCGGCAGCAAAATCCTGAAAACTTTCCTATCACATTAGATGAGATGATGTCACAGAAAACATTCACTCTTCTGCAAAGACAACAAACAGTCCAGATTGGAGATTTTAAAGTAACCCCTTTTCTCTTAAAACATCCGGGCAATTGTACTGGTTACCATATAGAAGAAAATGGAAAAAGTTTCTTATTCTGCACAGATGTAGAAGTTAGAGAAGAAGATCTTTCCGAGTTCGAACATTTACGCGCTAAATTCGGAAGTCCTGACATGTTGATCATCGACGCTCAATATAGTTCTGAAGAAGCGGATCGGAAGATAGGTTGGGGTCATACATCAGGTAGATTAGCCGTTCGTTGCGGAGAAGTTCTGGGTGTAAATAAACTGGTTCTAACTCATCATGAACCGGATCATCCTGATGAAGAAATCATCCGAATGTTCAATGAAGAAAAACAATCTACTGCCCTTTCAGAGATTGTACTAGCTAGAGAAGCAGATATCTTTCATTTATAGCCGCATCGCTCTTGAAGAATAGATGTTTAGATTTATTCTTAATCGACCCTTCCGTCTCTAAACTTATTTTTTAAAAGAATTTTAGCTTCAAAAGAAATCTTCTTTTAAATTATTTCTTAGTACAGTATGCTCTCCCGGCTATGCAAAGACTAGAGATCGGGATGAATCCTTCTCAACAGGTAACATCTAATTTGCCGGCGGATCAAAGATTCTATACAAGGTTCCGTAAAGACAGTAGGGTTAAACTTTTTGAGGGAGGAAATTGGAGTGAAGGTGTTTTGGTCGATATATCGATGATAGGGGCGTCCGTTCTTTCGAATGAGGATTGGACTCCTGGCAAAAAAATTACGATTATGTCACCAATGTTTACCTGCGAGATACCAGGAGAAGTTATTCGTAAAACTGTTAGCGATATGGGGCAAAGATATGCGATAGTATTTCACGATCTTTGCGACTCAAGCATACTTGAGATTCTTAATAAGATAGCTCATTGCAAATAACGTTTTTCCATTAAGTAAAGGGAATTTTTTCCCAAAGCTCTAAACTCAAGACTTGCCAGACCGACATTTATAATAGGATGAACCTGGGAGTTATACAATCTTCTTCCATGATGGAACGACCGAAAAATACTTCGGTTAAGTACATTGGTCACGGGCAGCTGGAAAGTGCGCCTCAGGCTAGTTCTGTACTCCATGTTATTTCTCATGAACTTGCACATGTTGCTGAGTTTCGCAACGAAGCAATTCGAGACAATGCGGAACTCCGATCCATAGATGTTTCCATCGAATATGAACTAAGAGATGGGAAATTAGTGGCTGTTGCGGGAGAAACTAGAGCAACCACTGTCAAAAAGACCGATGAAAGAAAATCCAATCTATCTCCTTTGAATGAAGAAGAAGGAGGAAATTCTAATAAACAGACGGATTCCGCTAAGAAGAAGGAAGCAGCTACTCATTCTGATCTTATATCTGATAAGGAATGGGAGCTTATGTCTGAATTGCGAGATATCGATCTTGAGTTGAACAGATTAGATAAGAACCAAGTATCTTCTCATGATGATCCAGAAAGAAAGTCGGAAGACGAAGCTCGTCGTCACATGGAACTCATAGAAAGAAAACGTAAGTTAGAGATGGCATTGAGCCAAGAAAAACTAAAAGCTCTTTTGGAAGAGACCTTAAAAACAATCCAAGAATTAAATCAAAAACAGATCCAATTTGCCGGCCAAGTATATTACGGAGATGCAATTAACGCCGCCGGCAATCTTTTAGAAACTCACGCTTAATTTTAGCCTTGTTCGTTGGTCTCTTGCGGGATCGTGTCTTCTTCCATTGGAGGAATGATTAATGATTTCATCATATTCTCTATGATCTTTCTTAGTTCAGGTAATCCTTTTCCGTATTTAGGAGAAACAAAAACGATCTCCAGCATAGGATATAATCCTTGGATGTTTTTCATTTTCTTTCTAAGTTTGGAAAGTTCAGACTGATTCAGTTTATCTACTTTAGTGCGAATCAATACAGGCTTAGTTCCTTTTTCGAAACAGGTACCGATCAATTCTAATTCTTCGTCAGGTAATTCTCTTTGGGCATCAGACAATAAGAACAGACATTTTAAATCTTTTGCAGAGTTAAGATAGTTCATCAGTAGATCCATCATCTGCTCGTGATCTTTATGAGAATTTGCGGAATAACCGAAACCAGGTGTATCCACTAGGAACAAAGATTTTGAAACTAAGAAAAAGTTAAGAAGTTTGGTTTTACCTGGAGTTGCAGAAACTTTTGCTAAGGATTTTCTTTCTACGATTGCGTTTAATAATCTAGACTTTCCGGAATTGGAACGCCCTGCGAATGCGATATGAGGAATACCTTTTGAAGGAACTTTAGAAGCGTCTGCATAAGAAGACAGAAATCTAACTTCTCTAAAGAATGGGTCCGGCTTTAATTCTTGGAGTTCTTCCATAAACCTCTGGACTCTTTAATCTTGAAGGAAGTCATCCGATCGAATATCATCCAAACGGGCATCCCACATACGAAGACAAAGCAATACAGTTTTCCCTTTCCGTTTTAGAATGGGTAGCATTTTTCTGACCGGAACCGGAATCTCTTTCTCTCTAAGGATTTCGGAAACGTCTCGATGGATTCCTCCAAGCAGGATTTTTTCTCCTTCTCCGTCGTTAGACGGCTCACAATTTATTGGTATCTTTTTGGTCTTACCATTCCATTTCAAAAAGAAAGAGTCAGAGTTGTAACTGAACGGTTTCAAATAAGATGCTGTTTTGGGTAAGATGTACAAATCTGACGAAACACTTTTCCAAAACCAAACTTCTTTGTTTTCGAGAGAGAAGGAAACTTTTCTGTCCAGATTATGTAGAAGGTCCGTAAGAAATTGAGAATTCAGCGGATGAAGACCTAAACTTTTAAGGTGTAAGTCCAGAACTTGTTTACATATCGATGCTTGCTCTTCTTCTAAAATCCGTCTGGATATGACTCTAATCTCATCTTCGTTTATTTTGCGATTTGTCGTTCCGCGTCTAGGAGTATCAGAGTCGTGAAAATTACGAAAAATTTTATCTGGGTCTGCACCTTCTTTCAAAAGTATAGGAAGAAGTTCGGATCTAATTCTATTTCTAAGATACTGCGGAGAATGATTCGATTCATCTTCGAAGACAGGCCAATCAGCCTTTGCTAACGCAGTTTTGCGATCTTCTTCTCCGAATAATAATAATGGCCTAAATCTATTATTTTCTAAAACTCCCAAGGTGCGAAGTGAATTCCAGCCTCCTCCCCTGATGAGTTGTAGGAGTACTGTCTCTAGATAATCTTCGGCATGATGTCCGGTTGCAATATAACCATCTATTTTTTCGGAAATTTTCTCTAGATCCCTGAATCTGAGAATTCTCCCTGCTTCTTCTAAGCTTAGTTTGGCCTTATTTGCAAACCTAGGAACGTTTTTTTTTTAAAGATCGACTTTGGGGCAATCGCGCGAATATATTTTAAGATTTCGGATTCTTGTTCACCATTATCACGGATGGAATGATCTAAATGATAAATTACGGGGAAATTAGAGATTAGATTTTTATTATGAAGCCAAAGATAAAATTGAAGGAGCAGCGCAGAATCTTTTCCTCCCGAAAAAGCGATCACAGCAGGCTTAGTTTTCATAAAATCCTGATAATTTTTTAATCTGGACCAAGCGGCTTCAAAAATGGAATCTAAAGTTTCGTTCATTTTATTTTAAACGTTTTACGCCTATTAAAGTAATATCATCTGTCTGCTCCCTTTCCCCAGTAAAGTTTTTTATGTTTTTCAAAACAGTTTCTAAGAGAAGAGGAAGACTTTCCTTTCGGGCCTCAAAAACACAATTGTGCAAACGGTCCATTTCGAAAAAATCTTCAGTAGGATCCATTGCTTCCCATACTCCATCAGTAAACATCAGGAAGAAATCTCCCGGTTCTAAATGAAATTCTCCACTATTTTCAAAATGATCTATGTCCGGATCTATTCCTAAAACAACTCCACCCGTTGGGATTTCCTCTAAACGATTTTCCTTTTTGCGATAAACCAGAATATTTCCTTGGCCTCCACCACTGAATACAAATCGATTTTCGTTTTGGTCCCAGTGAATAATAGTCAAAGACATGAATCTAGGAGATATAATATCCTTAAAATAATTTTGATATAGATAAGTGTTTACAGTTTGTAAAATCTCCCAAGGACTTGGATTTTTTCTAACTAACGAATGGATCACTGTCCTAACGGTAGCCATTACAATTCCCGCTGGAACTCCTTTACCACTTACATCTCCGATACAAATGTAAGTCTCCTTATTAGTAGGATGAGTTATAAAATCATAATAGTCGCCACCGACTCCTACTGCAGGGATCATGGTACCAGCAAATTCGTAATTCACGTGGTCTGGCATTTTTCTAGGTAACAAAGATCTTTGTAAATCTCTCGCGATTTCGATTTCCTTATCCAATCTTTCTTTTTCAGCTCTTTGGTGGAATAGATGAAAGTTTTGGACTGAGATCCCAGCTTGGACTGCAAATGCATTTAATACGTCGATTTCTTCGGGACTCCAGTGCAGTTCTTCTTCTTTGGCGAGAAGTATCCAAATTTCAGAATTCTCAGAACGTAATACTGGTAATATTGCTAGATGTTTTTTCTTTCCGTTGCTTCCTAGTGTTTTCCATTCTTTCAAATCTGCGGAATCTATTAGGATGGCAGATTCTGCAGATCTTTTAAGTACGTTCCATTCTCCCTTTAGTTGTACATTCAATTTGATCTCTGGTGCTCTTGGGCTCCCTGTAAGTATATGCCCTTCTGTAGAAATTGTTTTTCCTGCCTCATCAATTTTCCTTTCTAATAAAACGAAAAGATTACTTTCCGAAAATTCGGTTAGAGAAAGAAGAATGACTCGGAAAATTTCGGTTCTATATTTGAACCCCAAACTACTTAGCTTTAACGCTGCAGAGTGAAGATTTCTAAAATTCCTAGATTGAGTTTGAGAGACTTCGAAAAGAATTCTATTTTTTAAAGTAGTTGCAAACTGACTTGCGATCAATTCCAGAAAATATTGATCCTTCTCCGCTTGTAGAGGATCGTCCTTTTCATAATCTACATTGATTAATCCTAATACTTCCTTTTTGAGATGAATTGGAACTGAAAGTTCAGATTCTACTTTGTTTACTCGGCCATATTGTCGGATTTGTTTATGAGGCTGTTCATCAAATCTATAATATACAGATTTGCAAGTTTCGATTGCTTGGCCAAGCGGACCGTTTTGTTCACCTTTTTTGATTTCCATTCTAAAGGCTAACTTCTCTAAAGCAGGGCCTTTTTTGTTTTTACAAGATTTTACTAGGATTCGATCCAATCTAGGTTCATACACCATGACTGAGATCCCAGGAAGATTCAATTTTCTGAATGCTAGATTGGTAAAATTTTGGAGAAGGTCGTCCAAATTTGGACTAGTATTAAATAAAGAAAGGAATTCTAATAAGATCTCATTAGATAATGCATGGACCTCGGGAGGTTTGATCCTGTTCCGTTTTCTTTTTTCTAAGATCCATTCTCTTCCACAAGAATTACAAAGAAATTTTCCATCTTTGAGTTTCCCGTCCGGAAGATAAAATTCTCCGCAAAATACGCAGGACATCCGGAGAAAAATGGTAAAGAAAATGTTTACTAGAGGAAAGACGTTTTCATCTTATTTCAAATAAAATCAGCAGATAACGAGAATTCGTTCTAAATATTGAAGTTCAGTTTATTCTAAAATTTGAAAGTATATCGATCATTCGTAATATTATGTCCTTTGAAATCTTAAACATACGTTGATTCTGGTGCAAATATCGCGTTCTGTCCTGTAAACGAAGCGAGTTGCTTGGATTTTAAGTTTTTTTCCTTGACCGCAAAATCATCAATCAGCACCTTTTTTAAGCAGATGTCCGGTTACATAAAACCCAGCCCACTCCGCCATATACAAGAAGTGGCAACCGCAATGAATTCGACTTTAGATCCAGATCGCCTTCTGGATTTGATTTTGGAGAGATGTATCCAAATTTGTGAGGTTGGTTCAGGATCCCTCATGCTAATCAGCAGAGCGGATGAGGTTTTGGACATAGTTACTTTCCGTGGAATGAACCCTTCTGTTCGGACAAAAGTTAAGCTCCGAGTGGGAGAAGGTATTACTGGTATCGTTGCCGCATCCGGTGAAGGGATGATCGTAAACGACGTTACCCAGAACCCACATTATATTTCCATTAAGGACGATATTCTTTCCGAGCTAGCAGTTCCAATGATCGTGGAAGACGAAGTGATCGGAGTTATCTCTCTAGATTCTAGCAGAAAGCAAGCGTTCTCTGACGAACATCTCGAATTAGTTTCCACTCTGGCCAATATGGCTGCTCAGATCTTTAAGAACCTCCAAACTTTTAGACAGCTGGAGCAGAAGAATAAGATCCAACAAGTTCTCATCGATATTTCTAGAACTGTAACTTCTACATTAGTTCTCCAAGAAATTTTTGATGATGTGATGGATAGATTGGATAAATCTCTTAACCTAGAAAGAGGTTCCATCGTTCTATTTGATTCTGAGAAGAATATTTTAAAACTTAGTGCAGCATCTGGACTCACTGCGGAAGAAATGGAGAAGGGAGTTTATCTTCCTGGCGAAGGAGTCACTGGAAAAGTTTACGAATCCGGAGAAGCAGTCATCGTAGAGTCTATTGTAAGCGATGAAAATTTCCTGAACAGACTCAATAACGCTAGCCACTTTAAAAACAATCCCGAAAACGTTAGTTTTCTTGCAGCACCTATTAAGTCAGATACAGATGTTTTAGGTGTAGTTAGTGTATTCTTTGTTCATAAAAAGTACGTCGATTTAAAGACGTATTTAGACTTCCTTCAGGTAGTGGCCTCAGTAATTTACCAAGCGATCCGTATTCAAAAACTGATCGATGAAGAGAAGCGTGAGATATCAAGAGAGAACATTCTATTAAAACGAGAACTTAAGAATAAATACAAGTTCGGTTCCTTGATCGGAAAGTCCAAATCCATGGAAAAACTTTTCGAAATGATCCAACTTGTTTCCGATTCTCGTGCTTCGGTTTTGATCACTGGAGAATCCGGAACTGGAAAAGAAATGATCGCATCTGCGATCCATTATAACTCTTCTAGAGGTGATAAACCTTTTATCAAGATCAACTGTGCCGCTATTCCTGAAAATCTTTTAGAGTCCGAATTGTTCGGTCATAAAAAAGGATCATTCACTGGCGCGGTTGCTGACAAAAAAGGTAAGTTTGAGATGGCCGATACCGGAACCATCTTCTTGGATGAGATCGGAGAAATGGATCTCAATCTTCAATCCAAACTCTTAAGAGTTCTTCAGGAAAAAGAAATAGAAGCAGTAGGTTCAGTTAAGCCTAAAAAAATCGATGTTAGGATCATAGCTGCGACTAACGCGGACCTAGAAGATTTGATCTCTCAAAAACTATTCAGAGCTGACTTATATTATCGTTTGAACGTGGTCAATATGTTGACCCCGCCGCTTCGTGAAAGACCGGAAGATATCCCTCTTCTGATCAATCACTTTATTACCAAATACACATCTGAGAATATCAAGAAGATCAAGGGTATAACTAGAGAAGCTCATAAACTTCTAATGAGCTATAGTTGGCCTGGTAACGTTCGTGAATTAGAGAACGTGATTGAAAGGGCGGTAGTACTTTCTCAATCTGAAATGTTGGATATCCAAGATTTCTCAGAGATCAGCGGACGTATCCTTTATGGCGACGAAGGAGAAGATGTAGAAGTTGGTGTCGATCCGGAAGCTTCTTCCGAAGTAGCAAGTTCCAAGTTCTCTCCTGCTCATTTAGATGCATTAGATGGAAGAGCTATGGAAGTTGTGGTGGGAGAAGTCGAAGCAAGACTGATCAAGTATGCGATGAAAAAATTCAAATATACTAAGACCAGAGTTGCCAAGTTCTTGGGTATCAACAGGAACACCTTAGATAAGAAGATCAAAGATCTTAAGATAGACTATTAAGAAGGAAGTTTTTCCTTCCAATTCTGATCAAATTGTTTATAGTTGCAGGTCAATTCTTCACCCTTTAGGATTTTGCGGACAGCTCTGTCCCTTCCTAATGGGTTACTTTCGCCTTGGACTCCGCTTTTATCTTCTAAGGTGTTTGCTTGATCGCTATGGTTCATGAAGCGGGAATTATCCACGCAGAAGTACCATTGTCCTTCAAACAAATAAGAATAGGTGTAGATCAGATTTTGTAATCTTTCCGGGAGAGCTTGGACTTCTTTTTCAGTAAGAGTCCAAACAGTTTTAGGATGGAATTCCCAGACGAGTTCGCCTTCTTCTATATCTCTACCTGCAAAAACCCCGAGGCCCCCTATTGGAGACTCGGAAACGTAAGTCGGTACTTTCAGCATATTTCTATAATCCGATTGCGGCCGCGGAAAGTGAATCATTTTCCGGAGAAGGATAAGGTTCCAGACTTCCATTTTTTAAGACAACTACTTGGTCGGCTGCGTGCAAACCGGTAAGCCTATGGGTAACGGAAACGATTGTTCTTCCTTCTCTTAATTTTTGGAGAGTTTTCAAGATCCTTGCTTCAGTGATCGGATCCAATGCAGAAGTCGCCTCATCCAAAAGAAGGATTTGAGGATTTCTGACTAAGGCTCTCGCAAGAGCGATCCTTTGTTTTTCTCCGCCTGAGAGTTTGGAACCCTTGTCTCCTGCGATTGTTTCGTATCCATCAGGAAGTGCAGAAATGAATTCGTGGATCTCTGCAAGTTTTGCTGCTTCGATTGCTTCTTCTGGAGTTGCGTCTGGACGCCCCATGCGAATATTTTCCAGGATGCTAGTGTGGAATAGGAATGTATCTTGGAATACGATACCTATCATGGAGTGAAGAGCATCTAAACGGATTTTCTCCATTGCAATTCCATCCAAAGAAACTTTTCCTTGGTTCGGTTCCATCATTCCTAAAATGAATTTCAGAATGGTACTTTTCCCGGAACCACTTTGGCCAAGGATTACTGTATAAGTTCCTTTTTTAATTTCTAGATTTACACCGCTAAGATTCTTAGTTCTACCTTTATAACGGAAATGTAAATCTTCCAGCTTGATAGAATTTTGCAATTCAGAAGGTGCAAATGGACGTTCCCCTTCTGATTCAAATGTAGGAGTTCTTAAGATCTCTAATATTCTTCTAGCTGAACCACTTGCTTGGTTCATTGTAGGAAAATATTGAGATACATAAAGTAGCGAGTAAGACAAATTTAAGAATGGAGGAAGAAAAGCCGCCAAAGCTCCCACACTCACCATTCCATGGAATGCAAACCATGCACCTGAGATCAAAAGCACAGCTTGTAAAAGTAGAATTCCACCCGAAGCAGAACGTTCCAAATAAGAATTTGTTAGTCCTAATCTTAAAGAAACATGAAATAGTTTTTCGCAGTTTCCTTTGAATTTGTCCCAGAAAGCTCCGTCCAGATCATAAACTCGGATCAAGTTTTGAGCAGAGATAGATTCTTCAACGGCGGTGAGGACCTTAGCTTCTTCTATTTTTCTTTCGTAACTTGCTGCAGTAGATCTAGTGGAGAAGAATACAGGACCTAAAAAGGTGATAGGCCAGATCAAGGTAGCAATTGCGCCTAACTTCCAATCTAGAGCAAATAATAATGCAGTTCCAAAGATTGCTTCTAATAATGGAGAGATTCCCCAAGGAATGAGTGCAAGTACCGCATTTTCCAATGCAGATAAGTCAGTAGAGAATCTTGAGAGAACATCG
This window encodes:
- a CDS encoding tetratricopeptide repeat protein, producing MNRIFSRFIIFSIVSVFAVHCASKDFRKSNSQDAILEKDIIAAQKLKQASKLINEGNSAFQKGKFEISLSKGREAVKAYPTAEGYYLIGSSEYRLGKTEDSLTSLKKGTELDPENEQILLTLGILYTSQGANKDALEVYSKLEKLPKVDGSAYTFKKAVLLKTIGKYDEAYSALKSIPEDKFKFKAQLYMQLGDTAVQVKDYEAAESYFEKARNADPDLASAKQSASATKVAGLLEKGNAALKAKNYKEAVQYFTTATQLDPKNPSPFVFLGNAKILSNDTDGAVKAFETSLRLKADYLEAYSGLASAYSKSGNNPKAISVLEKAIPFFPKNATIYNQIGLNQKSLGENAKAMVSFSKARELDPNYKEPVLNLVYLLASEHRYKTAKNELESLKSDEETKKVAAFLESSELIHEGDLRLRKGDTKAAKTYFDRAKGKDQDDPGVYTAYGRLYQISGDVKLSEQNYLKALSLQKGNLPALQGLIRLYSAQKNQSKVTQYTKELEAITGNDPLSGIVLARTYEDKKEFDKAENTYKNLMKKYPDNESIQFRLAFLYYKIALEENEKANYDSASSWLAKAEKLTKDLPEIAEAKQTIDQNRKFSEVVPTIQKANRLFDNKSYEKAVPLYQSAYDKTKKLTLYIKVAECYLAMGMEEKGISLLENSPDGSKNLAAQEAIYAFLLRKGEVDNAEKGFQKVLEKKQDSYYSHYQLGIISLQKKNYDSAIESFNRSWLLNPEFTASRIGKGIAYYNQNKSKEAKEEFESAMKADSENELAPYNIGIVLFNDNLLEQSVEIFKEIIKKNPDFPDAHFQLSYIYFKKGDLESADAEIVKALELERDEKFLHARIRILSELKTKNPANAEYKKLVIELGRELAEKFPNSPYSSQAERLVLSDSDTPVILQPFPNRGSLIGVPVIINDLLLMNYGTSIEALDKNRAIRLWRITSTKPFRNVLADRRVYAFTDRSLEVRDQNSGSVFQTINLPGIFKKALVSGDRILVETESSGKRTLTSYSDTFEENKSIPLDSKSWSASKKGQVFLVQSSSKEDKILYVDAKLSKDVDSAWTGTTNPKLLGATEDGTFFRTDKEIVYISGKGKATKTEISDKAANLFSVRGNSLWFAGNDKIYRVDADSSSMKEIKISDKEVEGLLPGKKKDVIVLYKDNTAVRYDEKGETVWTYKLVQDLDNVYSLLYH
- the trmB gene encoding tRNA (guanine(46)-N(7))-methyltransferase TrmB; protein product: MTSNFREKQWKIATRIPFTSDYFLKINPGSKLKKNDLFVEEFGTYYLELGSGWGEVAVSLAKDNPNTGFILMEKKADRLRKTIRDLKEHNIKNVKLLSVNFNWFLEEIFEEGIFDEILLNFPDPWPKRRHHKHRTLNPRFLNTVHILLKNEGVFHFATDYGPYARKGIRLFRNDLRYKVVDSEFSLQRANFPISHFEQEKREAGSRIYYLDRIKIPN
- a CDS encoding MBL fold metallo-hydrolase; translated protein: MKIKLYGVRGSLPTPLSGSEYREKLEKILESAHREFKHQNGSFSVPSFLQSLSPELLRPVGGNTTCVYVESAKGQKLIIDCGSGMRELGNDLLKEGIAQGGTVKILVTHTHWDHIQGWPFFKPGYIPSVQVDFYSTISNLKERFDRQQNPENFPITLDEMMSQKTFTLLQRQQTVQIGDFKVTPFLLKHPGNCTGYHIEENGKSFLFCTDVEVREEDLSEFEHLRAKFGSPDMLIIDAQYSSEEADRKIGWGHTSGRLAVRCGEVLGVNKLVLTHHEPDHPDEEIIRMFNEEKQSTALSEIVLAREADIFHL
- a CDS encoding PilZ domain-containing protein, translating into MNPSQQVTSNLPADQRFYTRFRKDSRVKLFEGGNWSEGVLVDISMIGASVLSNEDWTPGKKITIMSPMFTCEIPGEVIRKTVSDMGQRYAIVFHDLCDSSILEILNKIAHCK
- the yihA gene encoding ribosome biogenesis GTP-binding protein YihA/YsxC — protein: MEELQELKPDPFFREVRFLSSYADASKVPSKGIPHIAFAGRSNSGKSRLLNAIVERKSLAKVSATPGKTKLLNFFLVSKSLFLVDTPGFGYSANSHKDHEQMMDLLMNYLNSAKDLKCLFLLSDAQRELPDEELELIGTCFEKGTKPVLIRTKVDKLNQSELSKLRKKMKNIQGLYPMLEIVFVSPKYGKGLPELRKIIENMMKSLIIPPMEEDTIPQETNEQG
- the tilS gene encoding tRNA lysidine(34) synthetase TilS — translated: MLRFRDLEKISEKIDGYIATGHHAEDYLETVLLQLIRGGGWNSLRTLGVLENNRFRPLLLFGEEDRKTALAKADWPVFEDESNHSPQYLRNRIRSELLPILLKEGADPDKIFRNFHDSDTPRRGTTNRKINEDEIRVISRRILEEEQASICKQVLDLHLKSLGLHPLNSQFLTDLLHNLDRKVSFSLENKEVWFWKSVSSDLYILPKTASYLKPFSYNSDSFFLKWNGKTKKIPINCEPSNDGEGEKILLGGIHRDVSEILREKEIPVPVRKMLPILKRKGKTVLLCLRMWDARLDDIRSDDFLQD